TCCCCCTCGGCGACGTGGTGGGCGACTGCGCGTACCACCTGCGCGACCTCGACGAAGGGTCCGCGCACACCCGGCCCGCCGGCCCGGTGCGCCGGGGCGAGATCGTGATCACGGGCCCCGCCGTCGCCGCCGGATACCTGACCGAGCACGACGTCCGGCCGTTCGGCCCCGCGGGCGACGGCACGGAGTACCGGACGGGCGACATCGCCGAACTCCGCGACGGCGAGCTGTACTTCGTGGAACGCCTGGACCATCAGGTGAAGCTCCGCGGCTACCGGCTCGACCTCGGCGAGATCGAGAACACCGTGTGCCGGGCGGAGTCGGTCGTCGAGGCGGTCCTGGCCGTGGAGTCGCACGACGGCTCGGACGGCACCGGGGGCGACGCGCTGGTCTGCTACTACCTGGGCGACGCCGACCCCAGGGAACTGAGGCGCCATCTCGAAGGGGTTCTGGACCCGTACAAGATTCCCTCGGTGCTGCAGCGCGTCGAAGCGCTGCCGTACACCTCGAACGGAAAGATCGACCGCGCTGCCCTGCGGGGGAGCCGCGTCCTCCGCGAGGACGCCGTGGCGTCCCCCGTCCAGCAGGTACTCACTCTCGTGGGCGGCCTCACCGGGGTCGGTGACGCCTCGCTGGACGACAACTTCTATGCCCTGGGCGGCAATTCGGCGTCGACCCTGTCACTGGTCGCGAAGCTGCGCGAGCTGGGCTGGCTGGACGCCGGGGTACGCGACGTGCTGCGCGCGCGGGACCTGCGCGCCCTCACGGACCAGCTGCGGCAGCGGAGCGTGTAGCGCGATGTGCGGCCTCTGCGGCACCTTCGCGCCGGACGGCGGCCTCGACCGCACCGCCACGGCGACCATGCACTCCCGGCTCCTGCACCGCGGCCCCGACGAGACCTACTCGCTGAGCACCCCCGTGCTGACGGCGAAACTCGCCCGCCTCGGCATGACCGCGCTCAAGGACGGCTGGCAGCCCGCCGAGGACAGCGGCGGACGGTTCGTCGCCGTCACCAACGGCGAGATCTACAACGCCGACGAACTGCGCGGCCGGCTCGGCGTGACGCACAGCCCCAACCGCGTCGACGTGGCGGTCGTCCCCGAACTGTTCGCACGGCACGGCCCCGCCGGACTCCGCCTGGTCGACGGGCAGTTCGCCACCGCGATCCTCGATCGCGCGGAGAACACCCTCCACCTGGCCAGGGACCGTTTCGGCATCAGCCCCCTCTACTACACCGAGTCCGACGGGCAGTTGCACTTCTGCTCGGAGCTCGGACCACTGGTGCGGTCGGTGCCGGGCACCTGGCGGCTGGACCTCGGCGCGGTCGACCAGTACCTCCAACTGGGCAACATCGTCGCGCCCCGCACCCTGGTGCGTGACGTGCACGCCGTGCCGCCCGGCAGCGTGGTGCGGTTCGGCGGTGGCCGCGTACGGGAGACGGTCCGCTACTGGCGGTACGGCGAGTTCGAGACGGACGGGCCCCCGGTGACCGCCGAGGAGATCCGGCACGGGGTCCGGCGGTCGGTGCGCGACCGGCTGCGCGGCGACGTCGAGATCGGGGCCTGCCTCAGCGGCGGATTCGACTCCTCCACGCTGGTCGTGGAGGCCGCCGCGGCCGTGCGGAAACCCCTTCGCACGTACTCGGTGGTGTTCGGCGACGCCCTGCTCGACGAACACCGCTTCCAGCGCGAGGTGGCCGCCGCCGTGGGCAGCGAGCACCTGGAGATCACCTGCCGGGACAAGGACGTCACCGCCGAGTTCGAGCAGATGGTGCGCCGCTGCTGCTATCCGCAGCGCGAGACCTACAACGTGGCGGCCCTGATGCTGTCGCGTGAGGTCCGGTCGAGCGGACTCAAGGGCGTGCTGTCGGGGGAGGGGGCCGACGAACTGTTCTTCGGCTACGACTCGTACGCGTTCGACGGTCTCGGCCGCACCCCGCCGCCGAGCCGTGCGGAGAACGAGAGCGCGTGGGGGAGGGCCGACTTCTCCTGGGAGGTCGACTGGCGGCAGGTGGACCACCGGCGGTCGGACGCCCTCACCCCGGAGAGCATCGAGGCGCTCCACGGCCAGGAATTCTGGAGGGACCGGCTGATTCCGTTCACCGACGGCGAGGCCGCGAAACTCACCTCGATGCAGTTGCGGTCGGTGGCCGACACCTCCGTACAACTGGGAAGTCATCTGCTCGGCGACCACGGCGACGCCATGCTGATGGCGAATTCCGTGGAAGGCCGGTATCCGTTCCTCGGGAATCCCGTGGTCGACCTGGCGCTGCGTGTCGGCGACGACGAGAAGGTCGCCGATTTCGAGGGCAAGGCCTGCCTCAAAGCCGCCTACGCCGGCCTCGTCCCGGACTCCGTACTGCGGCGCGCGAAACAGGGATTCACCGCGCACGGCCTGTCCGCGGTCGCCCCCGACCACCTCATGGCCAGGTGGCGCGACCTGGTCGCGGCCAGTGGCGTGTTCCGTACGGACGCGCTCGAACGCATCGCGGCCCGCGGCGCCGAGGGCAAATGGGACACCCGGCTGAGTGTGATCAGCATCAGCACGGTGATCGACGAATTGGGACTGCGGAGCCCCGCGTAAAGATCCGCGTCCCCGTACCCGAAACAATCAGGCAGAGAGGTCATCGCATCATGCTCACCGAAAGTCAGACAGCGGAATACAGGTCCGAAGGATTCCTGCTCGTCGAAGACGTCTTCAACGCCGGCGACATCGCCGCTCTGCGACAGGAGGTGGCCGATCTCTCCGCGACCGAGCACCCCGGGCGGATCTTCGAGGAGGACGGCACCACGGTGCGGGGCATCCACGGCTGCCACACCACGGGCCCGCTGTTCTCCAGGCTGGTACGGCTGCCCGAGCTGCTCCTCGCGGCGGAGCAACTGCTGGAGAGCAAGCTGCATGTGTTCCAGTTCAAGGTCAACGCCAAGAAGGCGCTGCGCGGAGAAGTGTGGCAGTGGCACCAGGACTACAGCGTCTGGGGACCCAAGGACGGTATGCCGGAGCCGCGGGCGGTCAACGTGGCGCTGCTCCTCGACGACGCGACCGAGCACAACGGCCCGCTCCTTGTCGTGCCCGGCTCGCACCGCAACGGCGCGATAGCCCCGTGGCGTCCCGAGCCCGGGGACACCTCGCGGTGGGAGACCGACCTGTCGTCGAAGCTCCAGTTCGCGCTGGACACCGAACAGATGGCCAAGGTGACCGCGGAATCGGACATCCGGTCCGTGGTCGGACGCGCCGGGAGCCTGCTGTTCTTCCATCCCTGCATCGCGCACGGCTCCGGCGCGAACATGTCGCCGGCCGACCGGACCATGGCGTTCGTCAGCTACAACAGTGTCGACAACGAGCTGCGCGAAGTGCCGCACCCGCGACCGGAGTTCGTGGCGTCGCGCGACTACCGGCCGCTGGAGCCGGTCGAGGGCGGTCTGATCGCATGAGCGACCTCGATGTCTCACTGATCCGTATGCTTCTCGACGCCGTCGCCCGGCACCGGGACGCGGTGGCGGTCGTCGACGACGGCGTCGCCCACACCTACGCCGAACTCGACGAGGTGTCGGCCGAGATCGCCGGCGGCCTCGCCGCACACGGCATCGGCCCCGGTGACGTCGTCGACGTGCACTCGACCCGTTCATGGTCCCGTTGCGCGGCCGTACTGGGTGTGTGGCGCGTCGGAGCCGGCGTCCTGTCCATCGACCCGGCCATGCCACCGGCCTGGACCGGCAAACTGGTGAACAGCGCCGACTGCTCCATGATCCTGCGGGCCGACGAGTGCCCACCGGTCGACGCGGGGATCCCGGAACACACCTTCCGGTCGATCCGGGGAACGCGACGGGACGAGGCCGCGACCGGACCGGTCTGCTACGTCATCCCCACCTCCGGATCCACCGGCGAACCCAAGGCCGTCGCCGTGCCGCCGGTCGTCCTGGCGGAGCTGGGAAACTGGCACGTCCGGCGCTGGAGCCACGACAGCCCCTCGAACACGCTGCACATGTCGTCCATCGGATTCGACATGGTGTACGAGGACACGGTGGCGACCTGGCTGGCCGGTGCGACCCTGATCGTGGTGAACGATCAGGACAGGCTGGATCCCTTCACGCTGGTCGACATCATTCGCGAACACGAGGTCGCCCGGCTCTTCCAGCCGGTGGTCGGACTGCACGGCCTCGCCACCGCCGCGTGTGTCGCGGGCGGGAGAATCCCGAGCCTGCGGGAGATCTCGGTGGCGGGCGAACAGCTGGTGATCAACGAGGAGGTACGGACGTTCTGCGCCGACGGTGACCTGACGCTCGTGAACCAGTACGGGCCGAGCGAGACCCATGTGGTCACCCAGTACCGGCTGTCGGGCGACGTCACCGACTGGCCGGACCGGCCGCCCATCGGCACCGCCGTCGTCGACGCGGAGCTG
This sequence is a window from Streptomyces ortus. Protein-coding genes within it:
- a CDS encoding phytanoyl-CoA dioxygenase family protein; translated protein: MLTESQTAEYRSEGFLLVEDVFNAGDIAALRQEVADLSATEHPGRIFEEDGTTVRGIHGCHTTGPLFSRLVRLPELLLAAEQLLESKLHVFQFKVNAKKALRGEVWQWHQDYSVWGPKDGMPEPRAVNVALLLDDATEHNGPLLVVPGSHRNGAIAPWRPEPGDTSRWETDLSSKLQFALDTEQMAKVTAESDIRSVVGRAGSLLFFHPCIAHGSGANMSPADRTMAFVSYNSVDNELREVPHPRPEFVASRDYRPLEPVEGGLIA
- the asnB gene encoding asparagine synthase (glutamine-hydrolyzing); protein product: MCGLCGTFAPDGGLDRTATATMHSRLLHRGPDETYSLSTPVLTAKLARLGMTALKDGWQPAEDSGGRFVAVTNGEIYNADELRGRLGVTHSPNRVDVAVVPELFARHGPAGLRLVDGQFATAILDRAENTLHLARDRFGISPLYYTESDGQLHFCSELGPLVRSVPGTWRLDLGAVDQYLQLGNIVAPRTLVRDVHAVPPGSVVRFGGGRVRETVRYWRYGEFETDGPPVTAEEIRHGVRRSVRDRLRGDVEIGACLSGGFDSSTLVVEAAAAVRKPLRTYSVVFGDALLDEHRFQREVAAAVGSEHLEITCRDKDVTAEFEQMVRRCCYPQRETYNVAALMLSREVRSSGLKGVLSGEGADELFFGYDSYAFDGLGRTPPPSRAENESAWGRADFSWEVDWRQVDHRRSDALTPESIEALHGQEFWRDRLIPFTDGEAAKLTSMQLRSVADTSVQLGSHLLGDHGDAMLMANSVEGRYPFLGNPVVDLALRVGDDEKVADFEGKACLKAAYAGLVPDSVLRRAKQGFTAHGLSAVAPDHLMARWRDLVAASGVFRTDALERIAARGAEGKWDTRLSVISISTVIDELGLRSPA
- a CDS encoding AMP-binding protein translates to MSDLDVSLIRMLLDAVARHRDAVAVVDDGVAHTYAELDEVSAEIAGGLAAHGIGPGDVVDVHSTRSWSRCAAVLGVWRVGAGVLSIDPAMPPAWTGKLVNSADCSMILRADECPPVDAGIPEHTFRSIRGTRRDEAATGPVCYVIPTSGSTGEPKAVAVPPVVLAELGNWHVRRWSHDSPSNTLHMSSIGFDMVYEDTVATWLAGATLIVVNDQDRLDPFTLVDIIREHEVARLFQPVVGLHGLATAACVAGGRIPSLREISVAGEQLVINEEVRTFCADGDLTLVNQYGPSETHVVTQYRLSGDVTDWPDRPPIGTAVVDAELLCLVDGRLRPFAAGETRELVIAGNCVGIGYAGDDALTARKFREVEHRDGRTRRCYFSGDLVTFDGADFHFVSRLDDQLKVNGYRVEPGEVESVIAKVAGVRRAAVVGVKVAASTQLAAYYTRATGAEVARDDLIRACASGLPRFMVPRHFIELAELPSTRNGKIDRAKLRETFQEPSASSSVRIAH